A single window of Granulicella sibirica DNA harbors:
- the fabF gene encoding beta-ketoacyl-ACP synthase II, translated as MEPRRVVVTGLGLVCGVGKTAPEVWDGLLAGKSGMAEIRAFDLTGHPVRFAAEVKDFDPHKFVDKKEARKMGRFIHFAMAASHEAMEHSGLKITDENSDRFGVHIGSGIGGFDVIEREHSAMLAGGPRKISPFFIPGSIVNLAAGHVSIRYKARGPNEATATACTSSAHSIGDAFRIIQRGDADAMIAGGTEAAITPMGVGGFAAMKALSTRNEDPEHACRPFDKDRDGFVVGEGAGILIMEELEFAKARGAKILAEVIGYGMSADAFHMTGMAPEGEGCYRAMNAALKVAGIEPGKIDYLNAHATSTPLGDALESRAIENLFGDRAKNHELLVSSTKSMTGHLLGGAGGLEAGITILAMLHQIAPPTMNIVELDPQCRLNYVPNKPQPAKIDYALSNSFGFGGTNGSLVFKRWTE; from the coding sequence GTGGAACCACGTCGCGTAGTTGTAACCGGCCTCGGACTCGTCTGCGGCGTGGGAAAAACCGCGCCTGAGGTATGGGACGGGTTGTTGGCCGGCAAGAGCGGCATGGCTGAGATCAGGGCCTTCGATCTCACCGGCCACCCCGTCCGATTCGCGGCCGAAGTCAAGGATTTCGACCCGCACAAGTTCGTGGACAAGAAGGAAGCCCGCAAGATGGGCCGCTTCATCCACTTCGCTATGGCCGCTTCCCACGAAGCCATGGAGCACTCCGGCCTTAAGATCACTGATGAAAACTCCGACCGCTTTGGAGTCCACATCGGCTCCGGCATCGGCGGATTTGACGTCATCGAACGCGAGCACTCCGCCATGCTTGCCGGAGGTCCGCGTAAGATCAGTCCATTCTTTATCCCCGGCTCCATCGTCAATCTCGCCGCCGGCCACGTCAGCATCCGCTACAAGGCCCGCGGGCCGAACGAAGCGACCGCGACCGCCTGCACCTCGTCCGCCCACTCCATCGGCGACGCCTTCCGTATCATCCAGCGCGGCGACGCCGACGCCATGATCGCCGGAGGCACTGAAGCTGCCATCACCCCCATGGGCGTCGGCGGATTCGCCGCCATGAAGGCACTCTCCACCCGTAACGAAGATCCCGAACACGCCTGCCGCCCCTTCGACAAGGACCGGGATGGCTTTGTGGTCGGCGAAGGCGCCGGAATCCTCATCATGGAAGAACTCGAGTTCGCCAAGGCTCGCGGAGCCAAGATCCTCGCTGAAGTCATCGGCTACGGCATGTCCGCTGACGCCTTCCACATGACCGGCATGGCTCCCGAGGGCGAAGGCTGCTACCGTGCCATGAACGCTGCCCTCAAGGTGGCTGGAATCGAACCCGGCAAAATCGACTACCTCAACGCCCACGCCACCTCGACGCCCCTGGGCGACGCTTTAGAGTCGCGCGCCATCGAGAACCTCTTCGGCGACCGCGCGAAGAATCACGAGCTCCTCGTCAGCTCGACAAAGTCCATGACCGGCCATCTCCTCGGTGGAGCCGGCGGCCTCGAAGCAGGCATCACCATCCTCGCCATGCTTCACCAGATCGCCCCCCCAACGATGAACATCGTCGAACTGGACCCTCAGTGCCGCCTAAACTACGTCCCAAACAAGCCCCAACCCGCGAAGATCGACTACGCCCTGTCGAACTCCTTCGGCTTCGGCGGCACAAATGGTTCGTTAGTCTTCAAGCGCTGGACCGAATAA
- a CDS encoding LPS-assembly protein LptD, producing the protein MPRLKSQLGSFIFLTTTLLSLSRAQLSAQELTTKAPPQATAEDLPEAPPQYPVARIVPAKDEASDIKILADTQTTVAGHFTLDGSVVITYGDRTVEADHVEYDRESGDLVATGHLVATGGTNQERIEASHGTMNLKTQTGRFYDVKGSVGIKKKNSRLVYTNGNPFLFNGRLVVKTGPQAYDVYDGSVTSCALPHPDWILSAGHFNIDGERARASNSIFHLVNVPVLYLPYVTHAVDTEDRQSGFLIPVISQSSSKGLIIGEQVYLAINRSTDLTVGAEYFSLRGYSQMATFRFRGRNDDFVRAHYSGLLDRLQGSANQGGEDFLLSGRHDFTPHTRVATDVEYLSSFTYRAAFSESFNQAVSSDILSDVYVTHDHDGYVATGLVDRYQGLKRIASVAADGSIIVGQQVRIFHVPSLDLSSVDHALGRSGFVWNFDVDASGLKRVQPNFQTAGVVERFDLHPELAYPLNAGGWHLRPSIGARETYYNRSRSSNIIPNPTESTAGINRSDVEIQVDARAPVIERTFDSGFIRRVLGSDVKHTVEPSVTYRYVTGINNFANILRFDDRDLASNTNELEYGVTQRLFLRPRARKAPCTTDAEQIENPLLSSVDSMIDTPTDSVAPQPGCGTREWITWRLTQKYFFNPTFGGAVQNGRRNLFDSTLDFSGIAFLTEPREISPLISRLRMRASEKVDFEWDVDYDTGAKKFTSSNVFVDVHEGVTFAGLSYARLNAPGRSYSEGIASAVSDFSQMRVLLGFGAPTRAGLSVAGNAGLDLNVGSVQYAALQTSYNWDCCGFSVEYRKYELGSVRNENVYRFNITLANIGTAGNLKRAERLF; encoded by the coding sequence TTGCCCCGCTTGAAATCTCAATTGGGTAGCTTCATCTTCTTAACTACCACGCTGCTCTCTTTATCGAGGGCACAACTCTCGGCCCAGGAGTTGACCACCAAGGCACCCCCCCAGGCAACAGCGGAAGACCTTCCAGAAGCTCCCCCGCAATACCCCGTCGCCCGGATCGTTCCCGCCAAAGACGAAGCCTCGGACATCAAGATCCTTGCCGATACCCAGACCACGGTGGCCGGCCACTTCACCCTCGATGGCAGCGTCGTCATCACCTACGGCGACCGCACCGTCGAGGCCGATCACGTCGAGTACGACCGCGAATCCGGCGACCTCGTCGCCACCGGCCATCTCGTCGCGACCGGGGGCACAAACCAGGAACGTATCGAAGCCTCCCACGGCACCATGAACCTCAAGACCCAGACTGGCCGCTTCTACGACGTCAAGGGCTCGGTCGGCATCAAGAAGAAAAACTCCCGCCTCGTCTACACCAACGGCAACCCCTTCCTCTTCAACGGCCGCCTTGTCGTCAAAACCGGCCCCCAGGCCTACGACGTGTACGACGGCTCCGTCACCTCCTGCGCCCTGCCCCATCCCGATTGGATCCTCTCCGCCGGCCACTTCAACATCGACGGCGAACGCGCTAGGGCCAGTAACAGCATCTTTCACCTCGTCAACGTCCCCGTGCTCTACCTGCCGTACGTCACCCACGCCGTTGACACCGAGGACCGGCAGAGCGGCTTCCTCATCCCTGTTATCTCACAGTCCTCCTCCAAGGGCCTCATCATCGGCGAACAGGTCTACCTCGCCATCAACCGCAGCACCGACCTCACCGTCGGCGCCGAGTACTTCTCCCTCCGTGGCTACTCCCAGATGGCCACCTTCCGCTTTCGTGGCCGCAACGACGACTTCGTCCGCGCCCACTACTCCGGCCTCCTCGATCGTCTCCAGGGCTCCGCAAACCAGGGCGGCGAGGACTTCCTTCTCTCCGGCCGTCACGACTTCACCCCTCACACCCGCGTCGCCACCGACGTCGAGTACCTCTCCTCCTTCACCTACCGCGCCGCCTTCTCCGAGAGCTTCAACCAGGCCGTCTCCTCCGACATCCTCTCTGACGTCTACGTCACTCACGACCACGACGGATACGTCGCCACCGGCCTCGTCGACCGTTACCAGGGCCTCAAACGAATCGCCTCCGTCGCCGCCGACGGCTCCATCATTGTCGGCCAGCAAGTCCGGATCTTCCACGTCCCATCCCTCGATCTTTCCTCCGTCGACCACGCCCTCGGCCGCAGCGGCTTCGTCTGGAACTTCGACGTCGACGCCTCGGGTCTCAAGCGCGTTCAGCCCAACTTCCAGACCGCTGGCGTCGTCGAGCGATTCGATCTCCATCCCGAACTTGCCTACCCTCTGAACGCCGGAGGCTGGCATCTCCGCCCAAGCATCGGCGCCCGCGAAACCTACTACAACCGCAGCCGTTCTTCCAACATCATCCCGAACCCTACCGAGAGCACCGCCGGCATCAATCGCTCCGACGTCGAGATCCAGGTCGACGCCCGCGCCCCCGTTATCGAACGCACCTTCGACTCCGGCTTCATCCGCCGCGTCCTCGGCAGTGACGTTAAACACACCGTCGAGCCCTCCGTGACCTACCGCTACGTCACCGGCATAAACAACTTCGCCAACATCCTCCGCTTCGACGACCGAGACCTGGCCAGCAACACCAACGAGCTTGAATATGGCGTCACGCAGCGCCTCTTCCTCCGCCCCCGCGCGCGTAAGGCCCCCTGCACCACCGACGCCGAACAGATCGAAAATCCCCTCCTCAGCTCCGTCGACAGCATGATCGACACCCCCACGGACAGCGTCGCCCCCCAGCCCGGCTGCGGAACTCGCGAGTGGATCACCTGGCGTCTCACCCAGAAATACTTCTTCAACCCCACCTTCGGCGGAGCTGTCCAGAACGGACGCCGCAACCTTTTCGACTCCACCCTCGACTTCTCCGGAATTGCCTTCCTCACCGAGCCCCGCGAGATCTCCCCGCTCATCTCCCGTCTCCGCATGCGCGCCTCGGAAAAGGTCGACTTCGAATGGGACGTCGACTACGACACCGGCGCAAAGAAGTTCACCTCCTCAAACGTCTTCGTCGACGTCCACGAGGGTGTCACCTTCGCCGGCCTCTCCTACGCCCGCCTCAACGCACCCGGCCGCTCATACTCCGAGGGCATCGCATCCGCCGTCTCCGACTTCAGCCAGATGCGCGTACTCCTGGGCTTCGGCGCCCCCACTCGCGCGGGCCTCTCGGTCGCCGGAAACGCCGGCCTGGACCTCAACGTAGGTTCGGTCCAGTATGCCGCTCTGCAGACCTCCTACAACTGGGACTGCTGCGGCTTCTCCGTCGAGTACCGCAAGTACGAACTA
- a CDS encoding acyl carrier protein: protein MAAVDEKVKQIIVEQLQVDEAEVTPGASFQEDLGADSLDVVELVMQFEEAFDIQIPDEDAEKIKTVKDAVDYIEKNQKGK, encoded by the coding sequence ATGGCAGCAGTAGACGAAAAAGTAAAACAAATCATTGTCGAACAGCTTCAGGTGGATGAAGCCGAAGTAACCCCGGGCGCTTCCTTCCAGGAAGACCTTGGCGCCGACTCCCTCGATGTCGTCGAGCTCGTCATGCAGTTTGAAGAAGCCTTCGACATACAGATCCCTGACGAAGATGCTGAGAAGATCAAGACCGTCAAGGATGCCGTCGACTACATCGAAAAGAACCAGAAAGGTAAGTAA
- a CDS encoding RDD family protein: MSAAQLETSDHDEALAHMVSSPLKQQVAERLAAHRARRTRIGREQTSHQPTLLEAPAPAPARVNKIAAAVAERYAQSQSYNAFLQAEAEKALQQAQAAAEVAARNARAIAEAQREMLAEMAHKAEIEAAERAVFAPVLVEPIALAPVVVAPVVVAPVAFTQVAEIYVEPIAEPLAVEPQARWFKEEMPPAAAPVAPPVAKQKVTVKQTSSSGFSVRLYEDVGRPHKDVSRREGSLDFEAEVRLDDEERRALDEEIEFRQAPTFELERPTTPIPGNLLEFPRQLVATRKARPRYAEGPLREDGAMAHDGAQLRIFEVEATQISAAPAGESVAPEWSSIWLDALKPEVQEEVVEEKEYSVVLPPQTAPVSRRVMAGLVDGCLVTGATVAFGTGFAYYAPALPSLPVMGIAAGGVLAAFFLIYQMLFFTFSDSTPGMRYARIGLCTFSDDNPTRAAMRRRTFAMLLALLPLGFGFLWACLDDDRLGWHDRISRMYQRSY; encoded by the coding sequence ATGAGCGCTGCACAACTGGAGACGTCCGATCACGACGAGGCGTTAGCGCACATGGTGTCCTCGCCACTGAAGCAACAGGTGGCGGAACGGCTGGCGGCGCATCGGGCCCGGCGCACGAGGATTGGCCGGGAGCAGACGAGTCACCAGCCCACGCTGCTTGAGGCCCCGGCTCCTGCCCCGGCACGTGTGAACAAGATCGCCGCCGCGGTGGCGGAGCGATATGCGCAGTCGCAGAGCTACAACGCGTTTCTTCAAGCCGAAGCGGAGAAGGCGCTGCAGCAGGCGCAGGCGGCGGCGGAGGTCGCGGCACGCAATGCCCGAGCGATCGCCGAGGCGCAGAGAGAGATGCTCGCTGAGATGGCGCACAAGGCAGAGATCGAGGCGGCGGAACGGGCTGTGTTTGCGCCAGTTCTGGTTGAGCCGATCGCGCTCGCACCGGTCGTGGTTGCGCCAGTCGTGGTTGCGCCGGTTGCGTTCACTCAAGTTGCCGAGATCTATGTAGAGCCAATTGCGGAGCCGTTGGCTGTAGAGCCGCAGGCGCGGTGGTTCAAGGAAGAGATGCCACCAGCCGCCGCTCCTGTTGCGCCGCCGGTGGCGAAGCAGAAAGTGACCGTGAAGCAGACGTCGTCGTCCGGGTTCTCGGTGCGGCTGTATGAGGATGTTGGACGGCCTCACAAAGATGTGTCGCGGCGGGAGGGGAGTCTCGATTTTGAAGCCGAGGTTCGCCTGGATGACGAGGAGAGACGGGCGCTCGATGAGGAGATCGAGTTTCGGCAGGCTCCTACGTTTGAGCTGGAGCGGCCCACGACTCCTATTCCGGGAAACCTGCTCGAGTTTCCCCGGCAGCTTGTTGCGACGCGGAAGGCTCGGCCTCGGTATGCCGAGGGGCCGCTTCGCGAAGATGGCGCGATGGCCCATGACGGAGCACAGCTTCGAATCTTCGAGGTCGAGGCGACGCAGATCTCGGCGGCTCCGGCAGGGGAGTCGGTGGCGCCGGAGTGGTCTTCGATCTGGCTCGATGCGCTGAAGCCCGAGGTGCAGGAAGAGGTTGTTGAAGAGAAGGAGTACTCGGTGGTGCTGCCACCGCAGACTGCTCCGGTTTCGCGACGGGTCATGGCTGGGTTAGTTGACGGATGCCTGGTGACTGGCGCTACGGTGGCGTTTGGGACGGGGTTTGCGTATTATGCGCCCGCACTGCCTTCGCTGCCGGTGATGGGCATTGCGGCGGGTGGGGTGTTGGCGGCATTCTTCCTGATATACCAGATGCTCTTCTTTACCTTCTCGGATTCGACCCCTGGGATGCGGTACGCGCGGATCGGGCTGTGTACCTTCTCGGACGACAACCCAACTCGTGCAGCGATGCGGCGCAGGACGTTTGCCATGCTGCTGGCCTTGCTTCCGCTTGGTTTTGGATTCCTGTGGGCTTGTCTTGACGATGATCGGCTGGGGTGGCACGATCGCATCTCGCGGATGTATCAGCGAAGCTACTAA